In Erigeron canadensis isolate Cc75 chromosome 1, C_canadensis_v1, whole genome shotgun sequence, a single window of DNA contains:
- the LOC122609317 gene encoding 12-oxophytodienoate reductase 1-like, with protein MAPINTHRIPLLSPYKMGNFNLSHRVVLAPMTRNRSYDNMPHSNTTLYYSQRTTQGGLLITEAVGVSDTAQGYIDTPGIWTKDQVEAWKPVVKAVHDKGGIIFCQIWHVGRVSNYGYQPNGEAPISSTDKELSPGLAGGDWSPPRRLRIEEIPAIVNDFRLAARNAIDAGFDGVEIHGANGYIIEQFMKDQANDRTDIYGGSLENRCRFALEIVEAVANEIGSDRVGIRLSPFAYFMECGDSNPEALGVYMANALNKYNILYLHIIEPRLDITGEKSETTHSSLAVKKAFKGTFISSGGYQKDDGNDAIAEGNVDLVAYGRLFLANPDLPRRFELDTTLNKYNRDTFYTQDPIVGYTDYPFLEA; from the exons ATGGCACCAATTAACACTCACAGAATTCCTCTTCTATCTCCATACAAGATGGGCAACTTCAATCTCTCCCACAG GGTTGTTCTCGCACCAATGACAAGAAATAGATCGTATGATAACATGCCACATTCCAACACTACTTTGTATTATTCTCAAAGAACAACTCAAGGTGGTCTTCTTATCACCGAAGCAGTTGGGGTCTCAGACACCGCACAAGG GTATATTGACACACCTGGAATCTGGACCAAGGATCAAGTGGAAGCATGGAAACCAGTCGTGAAAGCGGTTCACGACAAGGGTGGCATCATTTTCTGCCAAATTTGGCATGTAGGTCGTGTCTCAAACTATG GATACCAACCTAATGGTGAAGCTCCGATATCTTCAACAGACAAAGAGTTATCTCCGGGCCTAGCTGGTGGAGATTGGTCTCCACCTCGTAGACTAAGAATTGAAGAAATTCCAGCTATAGTTAACGACTTTAGGCTAGCTGCCCGCAATGCCATTGACGCAG GATTTGATGGAGTAGAAATCCATGGAGCAAATGGATACATAATTGAGCAATTTATGAAAGACCAAGCAAACGATAGAACAGATATATACGGTGGATCCCTAGAAAACCGGTGTCGGTTTGCTTTGGAAATAGTAGAAGCAGTTGCAAACGAGATTGGAAGTGACAGAGTTGGTATAAGATTGTCTCCATTCGCGTATTTTATGGAGTGTGGTGACTCTAACCCGGAAGCCTTGGGTGTTTACATGGCCAATGCACTAAACAAGTATAATATCCTTTATCTCCATATCATTGAACCTAGATTGGACATAACTGGGGAAAAGTCCGAAACTACGCATAGTTCTCTTGCAGTGAAGAAAGCTTTCAAGGGTACGTTTATTAGCTCGGGTGGTTATCAGAAAGATGATGGAAACGACGCCATAGCCGAAGGCAATGTAGATTTGGTTGCGTATGGGCGACTTTTCTTGGCTAACCCAGATTTGCCTAGACGGTTCGAGCTTGATACAACTCTTAACAAGTACAACAGAGATACTTTTTATACTCAGGATCCGATTGTGGGATACACTGATTATCCATTTCTTGAGGCATGA
- the LOC122585526 gene encoding SPX and EXS domain-containing protein 1-like isoform X1: protein MFGGHVTTLPVNNSPHLRKSGSRQLFSDLLETSGMKVAGGTPLVAGAMLPSPVLLWRLKVVLFFLWGFSCCKIGWDSVMRMSLDLRDLFLYEAFLYYNPLLLVTAAVWFWGANLWVFAQSNVSYSKIFDLDQNHLSHKEIWKCATWMTIIVPTSMTSYLYLYSHGEVSWAASQPVLLYTAVAIILIFPFDIFYLSTRFYLLRTLWRIVFPFQAIAFADFFVADILTSMSKVFSDLERSVCRMVHKQVATIAWFEADSVCGSHAVAIPIVLVLPYIFRLFQCLRQYKDTKEKTSLLNALKYSTAVPVIFLSALKYHVFPDSWINFYRPLWLLSSFLNSLYSFYWDVTRDWDLSCFTRIFKFTKPHLVSQLIYGQKWVYFWVIGSNLILRCTWTYKLSAHLRHNHLTVFAITTLEIFRRFQWAFFRVENEWNKMNSRQNINVQMGDISGEEEKLLSLNNHNV from the exons ATGTTTGGAGGACATGTGACAACTCTTCCTGTTAACAATAGTCCACATCTACGCAAATCTGGAAGTAGACAATTGTTTTCTGATCTTCTTG AGACGAGTGGAATGAAGGTTGCCGGGGGCACACCGTTGGTAGCTGGTGCTATGTTACCCTCCCCGGTTTTGCTTTGGAGGTTAAAG GTGGTGCTATTCTTTTTATGGGGGTTTAGCTGTTGCAAG ATTGGATGGGATTCTGTCATGAGGATGAGTTTGGACCTGCGagatctttttctttatgaGGCGTTTTTGTATTATAATCCTCTTCTTCTTGTG ACCGCTGCAGTTTGGTTTTGGGGTGCAAACTTATGGGTTTTTGCACAGTCTAACGTCAGTTATTCCAAGATTTTTGATCTTGATCAGAATCATCTTAGTCATAAAGAAATATGGAAG TGTGCCACATGGATGACAATCATTGTTCCAACGAGCATGACATcatatctttatctatattcTCATGGAGAAGTGTCATGGGCGGCATCTCAACCA GTACTCCTGTATACTGCTGTTGCAATTATCCTGATATTCccttttgatattttttatttgtcaaCGCGCTTCTATCTGCTAAGGACGCTCTGGAGAATTGTCTTTCCTTTTCAG GCAATAGCATTTGCTGATTTTTTTGTGGCTGATATATTGACCTCAATGTCAAAG GTCTTTTCAGATTTGGAACGTTCGGTTTGCAGAATGGTTCACAAGCAG GTGGCAACCATTGCTTGGTTTGAAGCTGATTCCGTTTGTGGCAGTCATGCCGTTGCTATTCCAATTGTTCTTGTATTGCCTTATATATTTCGTCTCTTTCAATGTTTGCGACAATACAAGGATACCAAGGAAAAAACTTCTTTACTTAATG CATTGAAGTATTCAACTGCTGTACCGGTGATTTTCCTTTCTGCTTTGAAGTATCATGTGTTTCCCGACAGTTGGATTAACTTCTACCGACCTCTCTGGCTACTCTCAAGTTTTTTAAATTCTCTGTACTCATTTTACTGGGATGTGACTCGAGATTGGGATCTAAG CTGCTTTACTCGAATCTTCAAGTTCACCAAACCACATCTCGTCTCGCAACTTATTTATGGACAAAAATGG GTATATTTCTGGGTGATAGGAAGCAATCTGATATTGCGTTGTACCTGGACATACAAGTTATCTGCCCATCTTCGCCATAATCACCTCACAGTTTTTGCAATTACCACATTAGAGATTTTCCGCAGATTCCAATGGGCATTTTTCCGTGTAGAAAATGAGTGGAACAAAATGAACTCGAGACAGAACATTAACGTTCAGATGGGTGACATCTCTGGTGAAGAGGAAAAACTACTCAGCTTGAACAATCACaatgtatag
- the LOC122585526 gene encoding SPX and EXS domain-containing protein 1-like isoform X2, with protein MKVAGGTPLVAGAMLPSPVLLWRLKVVLFFLWGFSCCKIGWDSVMRMSLDLRDLFLYEAFLYYNPLLLVTAAVWFWGANLWVFAQSNVSYSKIFDLDQNHLSHKEIWKCATWMTIIVPTSMTSYLYLYSHGEVSWAASQPVLLYTAVAIILIFPFDIFYLSTRFYLLRTLWRIVFPFQAIAFADFFVADILTSMSKVFSDLERSVCRMVHKQVATIAWFEADSVCGSHAVAIPIVLVLPYIFRLFQCLRQYKDTKEKTSLLNALKYSTAVPVIFLSALKYHVFPDSWINFYRPLWLLSSFLNSLYSFYWDVTRDWDLSCFTRIFKFTKPHLVSQLIYGQKWVYFWVIGSNLILRCTWTYKLSAHLRHNHLTVFAITTLEIFRRFQWAFFRVENEWNKMNSRQNINVQMGDISGEEEKLLSLNNHNV; from the exons ATGAAGGTTGCCGGGGGCACACCGTTGGTAGCTGGTGCTATGTTACCCTCCCCGGTTTTGCTTTGGAGGTTAAAG GTGGTGCTATTCTTTTTATGGGGGTTTAGCTGTTGCAAG ATTGGATGGGATTCTGTCATGAGGATGAGTTTGGACCTGCGagatctttttctttatgaGGCGTTTTTGTATTATAATCCTCTTCTTCTTGTG ACCGCTGCAGTTTGGTTTTGGGGTGCAAACTTATGGGTTTTTGCACAGTCTAACGTCAGTTATTCCAAGATTTTTGATCTTGATCAGAATCATCTTAGTCATAAAGAAATATGGAAG TGTGCCACATGGATGACAATCATTGTTCCAACGAGCATGACATcatatctttatctatattcTCATGGAGAAGTGTCATGGGCGGCATCTCAACCA GTACTCCTGTATACTGCTGTTGCAATTATCCTGATATTCccttttgatattttttatttgtcaaCGCGCTTCTATCTGCTAAGGACGCTCTGGAGAATTGTCTTTCCTTTTCAG GCAATAGCATTTGCTGATTTTTTTGTGGCTGATATATTGACCTCAATGTCAAAG GTCTTTTCAGATTTGGAACGTTCGGTTTGCAGAATGGTTCACAAGCAG GTGGCAACCATTGCTTGGTTTGAAGCTGATTCCGTTTGTGGCAGTCATGCCGTTGCTATTCCAATTGTTCTTGTATTGCCTTATATATTTCGTCTCTTTCAATGTTTGCGACAATACAAGGATACCAAGGAAAAAACTTCTTTACTTAATG CATTGAAGTATTCAACTGCTGTACCGGTGATTTTCCTTTCTGCTTTGAAGTATCATGTGTTTCCCGACAGTTGGATTAACTTCTACCGACCTCTCTGGCTACTCTCAAGTTTTTTAAATTCTCTGTACTCATTTTACTGGGATGTGACTCGAGATTGGGATCTAAG CTGCTTTACTCGAATCTTCAAGTTCACCAAACCACATCTCGTCTCGCAACTTATTTATGGACAAAAATGG GTATATTTCTGGGTGATAGGAAGCAATCTGATATTGCGTTGTACCTGGACATACAAGTTATCTGCCCATCTTCGCCATAATCACCTCACAGTTTTTGCAATTACCACATTAGAGATTTTCCGCAGATTCCAATGGGCATTTTTCCGTGTAGAAAATGAGTGGAACAAAATGAACTCGAGACAGAACATTAACGTTCAGATGGGTGACATCTCTGGTGAAGAGGAAAAACTACTCAGCTTGAACAATCACaatgtatag